In Aspergillus oryzae RIB40 DNA, chromosome 6, one genomic interval encodes:
- a CDS encoding uncharacterized protein (predicted protein), which produces MDSSSSPDYKALYLRAEEDKRKAEENQKRAEEERDQGRERTRPTTFLELLRLCHSLFSLQLRVETSSRSTTGKIPPPTGKYCPLRLRHWEDCAARQQEVYRSICAYLETPGETAAQLFSPRLVLEDLGQRFGERAISSEQDLESYERFGVENYVHDIIAELCKNTAARNQFGLGDGVKFDNHANALDQTEADPSLLAESSTYRRSRPDQFCIRRVDGKRNTLLTTVEYKPPHKLSVENLRAGLREMNFWEEVVQPNSIPTEESAKLSYNAAWLTGSAITQEYHVMIQEGLEYSYLTNGLALVLLRVPYDEPGTLYYHLCEPNMEIDLNDDQSFDQPLTTIARVLCLCLLCFGAPVRDQAWRNKARKQLPVWKTSFDHTRSQIPERELRQNPPSSEYSPSVSSRRTVSEYLPSSSPVESPTQRRRIPTRSRAQCAPNTMAREDSPDSDTDSAPGGRKRGFSQVTSSPSSPSVQRSARQTGTRPNEHGRYQHNAQFCTQQCLLGLQRGGTLDDCCPNVELHRQGGTSNQHLIDASGLVRRIKQQLDQNLDVDCTPIGGCGASGAPFKITCTAYGYTVVGKGTTSYLWNEVKREADIYCILWRAQGRAVPVFLGTIDLAMIYFLHGAGQIRHMLLMGWGGEPIHKLEDVETIRHEVSRSLKEIRSLGVLHQDLRPDNMLWNAELERVLIIDFHRSQLDSRPMKKRMRLREQHSCGADVHGRKRLRIGQ; this is translated from the coding sequence ATGGATAGTTCCAGTTCTCCAGATTATAAGGCACTTTATCTGAgggcggaggaagacaaaagaaaggcagagGAGAATCAAAAGCgggcagaagaagagcgggACCAAGGACGGGAACGAACACGGCCAACGACCTTTCTCGAGCTCCTTCGCCTGTGCCACTCCCTTTTCTCGCTGCAGCTACGAGTTGAAACCTCGTCTCGCTCTACGACTGGTAAAATACCCCCGCCGACCGGGAAATATTGTCCGTTGCGGCTTCGGCATTGGGAAGATTGTGCCGCCAGACAACAGGAGGTTTACCGCTCTATTTGCGCCTATCTGGAGACTCCAGGGGAGACCGCCGCGCAACTATTCTCGCCCCGCCTTGTGCTGGAGGATCTGGGGCAAAGGTTTGGTGAAAGAGCTATAAGTAGTGAACAGGATCTGGAAAGCTATGAACGATTTGGTGTGGAGAACTATGTTCATGACATTATCGCAGAACTTTGCAAGAACACTGCTGCCCGAAACCAATTTGGCTTGGGCGATGGGGTCAAGTTTGACAATCATGCAAACGCCCTCGATCAAACTGAGGCTGATCCGTCCCTACTGGCTGAATCCTCGACGTACCGGCGTTCTAGACCAGATCAATTTTGCATCCGCCGCGTTGACGGTAAGAGAAATACGCTTCTTACCACAGTCGAGTATAAGCCGCCTCATAAACTGTCCGTCGAGAACCTGCGCGCTGGCTTGCGAGAGATGAACTTTTGGGAAGAGGTGGTCCAGCCCAATTCCATCCCCACGGAGGAATCCGCGAAATTGTCGTATAATGCAGCCTGGCTGACCGGATCGGCTATAACTCAAGAGTACCATGTCATGATCCAGGAAGGTCTCGAGTACTCATATTTGACGAACGGATTGGCATTGGTTCTGTTACGTGTCCCTTACGATGAGCCGGGCACGTTGTACTACCACCTGTGTGAGCCAAACATGGAGATCGATCTGAATGATGACCAGAGCTTTGATCAGCCGTTGACGACCATTGCGCGGGTATTGTGTCTGTGTTTGCTGTGTTTTGGCGCGCCGGTCCGCGACCAGGCCTGGCGAAATAAGGCACGGAAGCAGCTGCCGGTCTGGAAGACGAGTTTCGATCATACCCGCTCCCAAATCCCGGAAAGAGAATTACGACAAAACCCGCCGAGCTCCGAATATAGTCCCTCGGTGAGTTCCAGACGGACGGTCTCCGAGTACCTCCCGTCGTCCTCTCCGGTGGAATCTCCTACACAACGACGTCGAATACCGACCCGGTCTCGAGCCCAGTGCGCGCCGAATACCATGGCGCGCGAGGATTCTCCAGACTCGGATACGGACTCCGCTCCCGGCGGGCGGAAGCGTGGCTTCAGCCAGGTTAcgtcatctccatcatctccatcggtGCAGCGATCAGCCCGTCAGACGGGCACCCGGCCGAACGAACACGGTCGGTACCAACACAACGCTCAATTTTGTACCCAGCAATGTCTGTTGGGCCTGCAGCGAGGAGGCACGCTGGATGACTGCTGCCCGAATGTCGAGCTCCATCGACAGGGTGGCACCAGCAACCAACACTTGATTGACGCCAGCGGTCTGGTTCGGCGGATTAAGCAGCAACTGGACCAAAATCTCGACGTCGACTGCACCCCCATAGGAGGCTGTGGAGCATCGGGAGCGCCCTTCAAAATCACGTGCACCGCATATGGGTATACGGTCGTCGGAAAGGGAACCACGTCTTACCTGTGGAATGAGGTCAAGCGAGAGGCGGATATTTATTGTATCCTCTGGCGAGCCCAAGGGCGAGCCGTCCCGGTCTTTCTCGGCACAATTGACCTGGCCATGATCTACTTCCTGCACGGGGCTGGCCAGATCCGCCATATGCTCCTGATGGGTTGGGGCGGTGAACCCATCCACAagttggaagatgttgagacGATCAGGCATGAAGTTTCGCGATCACTGAAGGAGATTCGCTCACTCGGGGTATTACACCAGGACCTTCGGCCGGATAACATGCTGTGGAACGCCGAGCTAGAGCGGGTGTTGATCATTGACTTTCATCGTTCCCAATTGGATAGCCGGCCGATGAAAAAGCGAATGAGGTTACGAGAGCAGCACTCGTGTGGGGCCGACGTACACGGGCGGAAGCGACTTCGTATTGGCCAATAG
- a CDS encoding NUDIX hydrolase (predicted protein) — translation MASGINSTKSPHQLRFHDTAYCIRVSAHIFLWVSGKPCILLIQRALCDSEPGFWKVPAGSCEEQDKTPRDALEREVREETGLQLSRVIHALPIQTWTRSKEGEQHEWVGLPYIIEVSELEHSISHENRQGVSGRALKCKDVIQLNPREHQDFAWATEDEVRRDMYKLFGNDKETIFEAFATVTQNCSV, via the exons ATGGCTTCTGGCATCAACTCCACGA AATCGCCTCATCAACTTAGATTCCACGACACCGCCTACTGCATCAGAGTTAGTGCCCATATATTCTTGTGGGTCTCAGGAAAACCTTGTATCCTTCTTATTCAACGCGCTCTTTGCGATAGCGAACCTGGATTTTGGAAGGTACCCGCTGGGAGTTGCGAAGAACAGGACAAAACACCACGAGATGCTCTAGAGCGAGAGGTTCGGGAAGAGACTGGCCTGCAACTGTCCCGAGTCATTCACGCTCTCCCGATTCAGACCTGGACGCGATCTAAGGAAGGCGAACAGCACGAATGGGTTGGCCTTCCATACATCATTGAGGTCTCCGAGCTCGAACATTCCATATCCCACGAAAATAGGCAAGGGGTGTCAGGGCGAGCACTAAAATGCAAGGACGTAATACAACTGAATCCTAGGGAGCACCAAGATTTTGCATGGGCAACAGAGGATGAGGTGCGACGCGACATGTATAAATTGTTTGGAAACGACAAGGAGACTATCTTTGAGGCTTTTGCAACAGTGACACAGAACTGCTCAGTCTAA